In the Engystomops pustulosus chromosome 2, aEngPut4.maternal, whole genome shotgun sequence genome, one interval contains:
- the LOC140117068 gene encoding uncharacterized protein codes for MVFAASRCKDPLLSSAVKERPLLWNAKHKSYADNAKRKLAWIEICTKVHSTWDTLSKREKETLENDLRKRWRSCRDRFRREVAQNEKSGASPSRKRPYPHFEELLFLLPTRSLRPTQGNISEEPTPENQDSDEEEDIRPNVSPASADEEQPEQPMHDYTVQGDSPPETEEIVQRPSTSRRGRRRTSRPSVDEISPIETEAVRMMQRVNTPDMYDGFGTAVAGQCRKLDETKRDTFMSFVMIIAEYFAKTPILPPLAVLERKLRFALATPSSNTIQGQIRPVTHRQPSATAASVNVTQRSTIPPQVQPQAYDPASNTSYLGLLNADLSSWGTEVQTHDLQTVTPLPISTFEFGPSTSGGLSHVPDKIKKK; via the exons ATGGTCTTTGCTGCATCTCGCTGCAAAGACCCATTGCTATCATCCGCG GTGAAAGAACGACCTCTTCTGTGGAATGCCAAACACAAGTCCTATGCGGATAATGCAAAGCGCAAATTGGCATGGATAGAAATTTGTACAAAAGTCCATTCAACGTGGGATACATTGTCTAAACGTGAAAAAGAAACATTGG AAAATGATCTTCGCAAACGGTGGAGATCCTGTCGTGATCGTTTTCGCCGTGAGGTTGCACAAAATGAGAAAAGTGGGGCTTCACCATCTCGCAAGCGTCCATATCCGCATTTTGAAGAACTGCTTTTCCTGCTTCCAACACGTTCCCTACGTCC AACACAAGGCAACATTTCAGAAGAACCAACCCCCGAAAACCAGGACAGTGACGAAGAAGAGGATATTAGGCCGAATGTAAGCCCCGCATCAGCAGATGAGGAGCAACCCGAGCAACCAATGCATGACTATACTGTGCAAGGTGATTCCCCTCCTGAAACCGAAGAAATTGTTCAACGTCCAAGCACGTCACGCAGGGGTCGACGCCGGACCAGTCGCCCTTCAGTTGATGAAATTTCACCAATCGAAACTGAAGCTGTACGTATGATGCAAAGAGTTAATACACCAGatatgtatgatgggtttggtacTGCTGTTGCAGGACAGTGCAGGAAACTAGATGAAACAAAAAGAGACACATTTATGTCATTTGTTATGATAATTGCTGAATATTTTGCAAAAACACCAATATTACCACCACTAGCTGTTCTTGAGCGTAAATTACGTTTTGCTCTAGCAACGCCAAGTTCAAACACCATCCAAGGCCAAATCCGACCCGTCACACATAGGCAGCCTTCAGCAACCGCAGCAAGTGTAAATGTTACACAGCGCAGTACTATTCCCCCACAAGTGCAACCACAGGCATATGACCCCGCTTCAAACACATCTTACCTTGGATTGTTAAATGCGGATCTCAGTTCATGGGGCACTGAGGTGCAAACACACGATTTGCAAACTGTCACCCCACTCCCTATATCCACATTTGAATTTGGCCCCTCAACATCTGGCGGTTTGAGCCATGTTcctgacaaaattaaaaaaaaatga
- the LOC140118837 gene encoding uncharacterized protein gives MSAMHPLFMGGVAILMGMASRRRRILQKKRLQRLQPKRLWIHPLLQIRDTHGHFCKIYAELRRYPLKFKAFCRLNVMQFDLLLQLCSSDLSKKETVMRCAISATERLLVTLRFLASGESYGSLHLQFLIGKSTISYIVRETAVVIWQKLQPIFMPFPDLHAFDVISANFLAKTNFPNCIGALDGKHIRVIQPPNSGSQYFNYKKFFSVGLLALADADSNFIAIETGSYGSTNDSRIWETSAMGKQLIGNHINVPTPKTLAGTNTSLPLVFIGDEAFGLSSHLVRPFCSRGLTNRKRIFNVRLARARKVIECAFGILANQWRIFRGSLCVHVDNVDILVKACCVLHNFIRHPNFEAMMQVRTEEPLREPTRDLCNCHIVSGWRVRDELTNYFCSDAGAVTWQYSQL, from the exons ATGTCCGCCATGCATCCCTTATTTATGGGTGGAGTGGCTATTCTTATGGGAATGGCGTCAAGGAGAAGGCGAATTCTGCag AAAAAGCGTTTGCAGCGTCTACAGCCAAAACGATTATGGATCCACCCTCTGCTCCAGATAAGGGATACCCATGgtcatttttgtaaaatttatGCTGAGCTgcgaag GTATCCACTTAAATTCAAGGCATTCTGTCGTCTAAATGTCATGCAGTTTGACCTTTTACTGCAGTTGTGCTCTTCGGATTTATCAAAAAAAGAAACTGTCATGCGTTGTGCGATTTCTGCAACGGAGCGTTTATTAGTCACTTTGCG GTTCCTTGCAAGTGGCGAAAGCTATGGCTCCCTGCATCTACAGTTTCTTATTGGCAAAAGCACAATATCATATATTGTTAGAgaaactgccgttgtcatctggcAAAAGCTTCAGCCAATATTTATGCCCTTTCCCGATCTGCATGCATTTGATGTAATTTCTGCAAACTTTTTGGCTAAAACCAACTTTCCCAATTGTATTGGTGCTCTCGATGGCAAGCACATACGTGTCATCCAGCCCCCCAATTCTGGGTCACaatattttaattataaaaagtttttttctgttgGGCTGCTTGCATTGGCTGATGCTGACTCCAATTTCATCGCAATTGAGACTGGGTCATATGGCAGCACCAATGACTCGCGCATTTGGGAGACCAGTGCAATGGGGAAACAATTAATTGGGAATCACATTAATGTGCCAACCCCCAAAACACTGGCAGGAACAAACACCAGTCTGCCTTTGGTGTTTATTGGGGATGAAGCTTTTGGCCTTTCATCCCATTTGGTTCGTCCATTTTGTAGCAGAGGACTTACTAATCGTAAGCGCATATTTAATGTCAGATTAGCCAGAGCACGCAAAGTTATTGAGTGTGCATTTGGGATCCTGGCTAATCAGTGGCGCATTTTTCGAGGTTCCCTGTGTGTTCATGTGGATAATGTGGATATTTTGGTCAAAGCCTGCTGCGTTCTTCATAACTTCATACGTCACCCCAATTTTGAAGCTATGATGCAAGTGCGTACAGAGGAACCTTTAAGAGAACCCACCAGGGACCTTTGTAATTGCCATATTGTTTCTGGGTGGCGTGTTCGTGACGAATTAACTAATTATTTTTGTAGTGATGCAGGTGCAGTAACCTGGCAGTATAGCCAACTGTAG